The following coding sequences are from one Motacilla alba alba isolate MOTALB_02 chromosome 4, Motacilla_alba_V1.0_pri, whole genome shotgun sequence window:
- the MGST2 gene encoding LOW QUALITY PROTEIN: microsomal glutathione S-transferase 2 (The sequence of the model RefSeq protein was modified relative to this genomic sequence to represent the inferred CDS: deleted 3 bases in 2 codons; substituted 1 base at 1 genomic stop codon), with the protein MAGDLILLTLAAVCLLSTFQQCHFAWLVVKLRMIHKVMPPFSNSGAPEFHRTFHAQQNCVEFYSILLTGLWTAGCFSVKYFHGYVQSVKGRXEVNVFFYLSVIILICLITLGAAGAAGIVNSFLDEYLDGDGESP; encoded by the exons ATGGCTGGTGATTTAATTTTGctcaca ctggcagctgtctGTCTTCTTTCCACCTTCCAGCAAT GTCATTTTGCTTGGCTGGTGGTGAAATTAAGAATGATACACAAGGTCATGCCCCCATTC TCAAATTCTGGAGCTCCAGAATTTCACAGAACATTTCATGCACA ACAAAACTGTGTGGAGTTTTACTCAATACTCCTGACTGGCCTCTGGACTGCAGGGTGTTTTTCAGTCAAG TACTTCCATGGTTATGTCCAGTCTGTGAAAGGAAGGTAGGAA gttaatgtgtttttttatttgagtgTGATAATTCTAATTTGCTTAATAACCCTGGGTGCAGCTGGTGCAGCTGGGATTGTCAACAGCTTTCTGGATGAATACCTGGATGGAGATGGAGAAAGTCCATAA